The window tgtcccgttctcaggcggaagatgaccacctgctgtggtctggatagcaggtggtagctgtcctgtggctggggcgtcctgtgcagagacttaatgatggtcttcatctctgtcaggctcacagggttgttctcttgctcatcttctgcacccagctttgccatcctgtccgcctcttcgtttccttgtacaccacagtgggaggggatccattgcagtactgtcctcaggcttttgatgttgtgtagagcgtgttccagctgaggcagtttgctactggtcattgcttgtagtactgacagagcgtcagtcaggaagaccacctggttgtcatggttgactctgtcgttgatggtgtatgctgcatggatcagtgcctgtacctcagctctgtagtttgtacagtggaggcctgttggtatagcctctgcttgcctctctccactggggtactggacatacacccccgctcctccatttttgacggcctctgtggctgacccatcagtatacacccgtatcccaccgaactctgacat of the Littorina saxatilis isolate snail1 linkage group LG14, US_GU_Lsax_2.0, whole genome shotgun sequence genome contains:
- the LOC138947390 gene encoding uncharacterized protein, producing MSEFGGIRVYTDGSATEAVKNGGAGVYVQYPSGERQAEAIPTGLHCTNYRAEVQALIHAAYTINDRVNHDNQVVFLTDALSVLQAMTSSKLPQLEHALHNIKSLRTVLQWIPSHCGVQGNEEADRMAKLGAEDEQENNPVSLTEMKTIIKSLHRTPQPQDSYHLLSRPQQVVIFRLRTGHNRLNQHLHKKLHVVPSPMCSCGEAEQDTAHILRDCRNHQVLREEVWPMPESLHNKLYGPVAALQRTTNYISRSGLQV